The Providencia rettgeri genome includes a window with the following:
- a CDS encoding Dextransucrase DSRB, with protein sequence MNINDRVYVKTDGEERREGTILLIEPFNEGVMYLIALPDYPEGIWFFNEKEGDEGIFVTPIER encoded by the coding sequence ATGAATATTAATGACCGTGTTTATGTAAAAACAGACGGGGAAGAGCGTCGTGAAGGCACTATTTTACTTATTGAGCCCTTCAATGAAGGGGTAATGTACTTAATCGCATTACCTGATTACCCGGAAGGTATTTGGTTTTTTAATGAAAAAGAGGGTGATGAAGGGATTTTTGTTACACCAATTGAAAGATAA
- the ylaC gene encoding Inner membrane protein ylaC yields the protein MDIIKQILVEDLDAINKRENRDGKPYFNSQFLANHPYLCVGMVAAYVPLAIILWYAPYFGPYWALGITILFIVLASVLLFDIKPVYHFEDIGVLDLRVCYNGEWFVTEPVSDNAISKIIDSQDVSSAIKQEISRLIALKGMISFYDIYHVAYPEVSTQLPGTLAAQN from the coding sequence ATGGATATTATCAAACAAATACTCGTCGAAGACTTGGATGCCATCAATAAACGTGAAAACCGAGATGGGAAACCTTACTTTAATAGCCAGTTCCTCGCCAACCACCCTTATTTATGTGTTGGCATGGTTGCGGCTTATGTCCCCCTAGCCATTATTCTTTGGTATGCCCCTTATTTTGGACCTTATTGGGCACTGGGTATCACTATTCTCTTTATCGTGTTAGCAAGTGTGCTACTTTTTGACATTAAACCTGTCTATCATTTTGAAGATATTGGTGTGTTAGATTTACGCGTTTGTTATAACGGAGAATGGTTTGTCACTGAACCCGTTTCTGATAATGCAATAAGTAAAATCATTGATTCACAAGATGTTAGCTCTGCAATAAAGCAAGAAATATCGCGTTTAATTGCATTAAAAGGAATGATATCGTTTTATGATATCTATCATGTTGCTTATCCTGAAGTTTCTACGCAATTACCTGGTACACTTGCAGCTCAAAATTAA
- the nodD2 gene encoding Nodulation protein D 2 codes for MPQKIDFNLIYALNLLLEEGSVGGAAEKMNLSAPAMSRILGRIREQFNDPILVRAGRKLVPTPRALELKEQLSHIIAQAEALINPDELFNPKTLERTFVIRANDIFIGALGGGLLEKLRELAPQSSLIFIAESDTEDDSLRSGKVDLVIGSSRDWHPEIKAQSLFTSTFQALVRPGHPIIGQVTTESLTHYPHISVSRRGRTLGPIDDALRDLQLERNVALTLPSFHSAMMLTMNSDYILPLPRHVLQGVKSVNLPLIEIELPLELESIFIVQAWHPRLDRDPAHQWLRQTIKQFFLEKE; via the coding sequence ATGCCACAAAAAATCGACTTCAATTTGATTTATGCGTTGAATTTATTATTGGAGGAAGGAAGTGTAGGAGGAGCCGCCGAAAAAATGAACCTGAGTGCTCCTGCTATGAGCCGAATTCTAGGGCGAATTCGTGAGCAATTTAATGATCCCATTTTAGTTAGGGCAGGGCGTAAATTAGTACCAACTCCCAGAGCATTAGAATTAAAAGAACAACTTAGCCATATTATTGCTCAAGCAGAAGCGTTAATTAATCCTGATGAATTATTCAATCCAAAAACATTAGAAAGAACATTTGTTATTCGGGCGAATGATATTTTTATTGGCGCCTTAGGTGGTGGGTTGTTAGAAAAACTCAGGGAATTAGCTCCCCAAAGTAGCTTAATTTTTATCGCGGAAAGTGATACTGAAGATGATTCTTTGCGTAGCGGTAAAGTCGATTTGGTTATTGGTTCTTCTCGAGATTGGCACCCTGAAATTAAGGCTCAGAGCTTATTTACTAGTACTTTTCAGGCGTTGGTTCGCCCAGGGCATCCGATTATTGGACAAGTGACAACTGAAAGTTTAACGCATTACCCGCATATTAGCGTATCGCGGCGGGGGCGTACATTGGGACCAATTGATGACGCGTTACGTGACCTTCAATTAGAGCGTAATGTTGCGTTGACTTTGCCTAGCTTTCATTCAGCTATGATGCTAACGATGAACTCTGATTATATTTTGCCACTCCCTCGTCATGTGCTGCAAGGGGTAAAGAGTGTTAATTTGCCGTTAATTGAAATTGAACTCCCTTTGGAATTGGAATCTATATTTATCGTGCAAGCATGGCATCCAAGGTTGGATAGAGATCCTGCGCATCAATGGTTACGCCAGACAATTAAACAATTTTTTCTGGAGAAAGAGTAA
- the emrB_2 gene encoding Multidrug resistance protein B encodes MVDASIIQPKKNKWIASASEINGRTWMGLFGVFLAVMASGVGENASKFALGDIQGAMALNIDTGSWLITCYVTGFVIGSGFTPCFWPTFSLRRVALVMCSIYLIGGLITPWLGDHYALLLTIRSLQGFAGGALPPMLMTVVLRFMPPLIKVLGLGAYGWVSAWSATFGATAAAFAFHWGWSGYFYWNLPLMAIATICIGFGLPQDPLRLERLKQFNWRGLLLGGSALAMLTVGISQGERLDWLNSSLIYVLLIGGLGLLVLFLINEWYHPLPFFNLQLLSKRNLSFSLITLGGVLLIMVSLVNITSGYLSSIQGYRLEQTSDMMLWVSLPQLITLPIIAIICNTPKVDCRWVLAISLLLMTAACVLASQLTPDWNGDNFRMISLLQAVAQPMAVIPLLMMATGGLLPTDGPFAAAWFNAVKGFAATAAGGAIALLSRQRGDFHSGVIADSYGSTYRDTATSSISELTKLASSQGYVLASSDLYLLVSGLALSLTGLILVMPTRIYPPRSVAAV; translated from the coding sequence ATGGTTGATGCGTCTATCATACAACCTAAAAAAAACAAATGGATAGCCAGTGCGAGTGAAATTAATGGCCGCACATGGATGGGTCTATTTGGTGTTTTTTTAGCAGTAATGGCGAGTGGCGTGGGAGAAAACGCCAGTAAATTTGCCCTAGGCGATATTCAGGGGGCAATGGCATTAAATATTGATACTGGCAGTTGGTTAATCACCTGTTATGTAACTGGTTTTGTAATTGGTTCAGGATTTACTCCTTGCTTTTGGCCAACATTCTCACTACGTCGTGTTGCGCTCGTTATGTGTTCTATTTATCTGATTGGAGGATTAATTACACCATGGCTAGGAGATCATTATGCTCTTCTATTAACAATACGTAGTTTACAAGGCTTTGCGGGCGGGGCTCTCCCGCCTATGTTAATGACGGTAGTGCTGCGCTTTATGCCTCCGCTTATTAAAGTATTAGGTTTAGGGGCTTATGGCTGGGTTTCTGCATGGAGTGCTACTTTTGGTGCCACTGCGGCCGCGTTTGCCTTCCACTGGGGGTGGAGTGGGTATTTTTATTGGAACTTACCACTAATGGCGATAGCCACCATCTGCATTGGCTTTGGTTTACCACAAGATCCTTTACGCTTAGAACGACTCAAACAGTTTAACTGGCGAGGTTTACTTCTGGGTGGAAGTGCACTTGCTATGCTCACCGTAGGTATTTCTCAAGGAGAACGCCTTGATTGGCTAAATTCATCACTAATTTATGTTTTATTGATTGGTGGACTTGGTTTATTAGTTCTGTTTTTGATAAACGAATGGTACCACCCATTACCCTTCTTCAACTTACAGTTACTTAGCAAACGGAATCTATCGTTCTCATTAATCACCCTTGGTGGCGTATTGTTGATTATGGTTTCTTTGGTGAATATTACCTCTGGCTATTTATCGTCTATTCAAGGGTATCGCTTAGAGCAAACTTCAGACATGATGTTATGGGTATCGCTCCCACAACTCATCACGCTCCCTATCATAGCCATTATTTGTAATACCCCCAAAGTTGATTGCCGTTGGGTGCTCGCCATTAGTTTACTTTTGATGACAGCCGCTTGTGTCCTCGCATCACAACTGACCCCAGATTGGAATGGCGACAACTTTAGAATGATTTCTCTCTTACAAGCTGTTGCACAACCCATGGCCGTTATTCCGCTATTGATGATGGCAACGGGCGGATTACTGCCCACTGATGGTCCATTTGCTGCAGCTTGGTTTAATGCGGTTAAAGGATTTGCAGCAACGGCTGCAGGGGGAGCAATTGCCCTATTAAGCCGCCAGCGAGGCGACTTTCATTCCGGCGTGATTGCTGACAGCTACGGCAGTACTTATCGCGATACTGCCACGAGCTCTATCAGCGAACTCACTAAACTCGCCTCCAGCCAAGGGTATGTTTTAGCAAGCTCTGATCTGTATCTGTTGGTTTCTGGTTTAGCGCTGTCATTAACCGGGCTGATTTTAGTGATGCCAACTCGTATTTACCCACCGCGGTCTGTTGCCGCTGTTTAG
- the yibH_1 gene encoding Inner membrane protein yibH encodes MSKIKLKINKNVALTIIAIVVLIGGLLINKFAIKKTDQNTNDAYIRADISRISPQISGVVTEVLVQDNQWVKKGELLAVIDPREFTVALSQAAAQEQSARARQDDAKANLMRQQALIAAAEAQLQSARAELQFAYQEKTRYHKMANTGAGSQQAAQQATTRVQTVTASVAQAEASLKAAKNMLQVLEAKQADSNAELTLAQAKKAMAELNLSYTRITAPIGGVIGKKSLRVGEFVKPGDALMAIVPQNKLYIIANYQETQLENITHGQVVDISIDTFPGQILKGYVDSIAPASSVSFSPIAPENATGNFTKIVQRIPVKIVFDSNTEHARMMDALRVGMSADVTINTLDGSR; translated from the coding sequence ATGAGTAAGATCAAATTAAAAATTAATAAAAATGTCGCTCTGACTATCATCGCTATTGTTGTTTTAATAGGAGGATTATTAATTAATAAATTCGCCATTAAAAAAACTGATCAAAATACCAATGATGCATATATCCGTGCGGATATTTCACGTATTTCACCACAAATTTCAGGTGTGGTGACCGAAGTCCTTGTGCAAGATAACCAATGGGTTAAAAAAGGTGAATTATTAGCAGTCATTGATCCCAGAGAATTTACAGTTGCACTTTCTCAGGCTGCTGCACAAGAGCAATCTGCTCGCGCACGGCAAGATGATGCAAAAGCCAATTTAATGCGTCAACAGGCCTTAATCGCTGCGGCAGAAGCCCAACTGCAATCTGCAAGAGCAGAACTACAATTTGCGTACCAAGAAAAAACTCGCTACCACAAAATGGCAAATACTGGCGCAGGCTCACAACAAGCGGCACAACAAGCAACTACGCGTGTACAAACAGTGACAGCAAGTGTTGCACAAGCTGAAGCATCATTAAAAGCAGCCAAAAATATGTTGCAAGTTTTAGAAGCGAAACAGGCCGATAGCAATGCTGAATTGACATTAGCTCAAGCTAAAAAAGCGATGGCTGAGCTTAACCTCTCTTACACCCGTATTACTGCACCCATTGGTGGCGTAATTGGTAAAAAAAGTTTGCGCGTCGGTGAGTTTGTTAAACCAGGCGATGCTTTAATGGCTATTGTCCCCCAAAATAAGCTCTACATCATCGCGAATTATCAAGAAACTCAATTGGAAAATATTACTCATGGCCAAGTCGTCGATATTAGTATCGACACCTTCCCAGGGCAAATATTAAAAGGCTATGTCGATAGTATTGCTCCCGCGTCTAGCGTAAGTTTCTCTCCCATAGCCCCGGAAAATGCAACGGGTAATTTTACTAAAATTGTACAGCGCATACCTGTAAAAATTGTTTTTGATAGCAACACCGAGCATGCCCGGATGATGGATGCGCTGCGTGTGGGTATGTCTGCAGATGTCACCATTAATACACTCGATGGGAGCCGCTGA
- a CDS encoding Universal stress protein family, protein MINNVLLAVDSFENSSNALSFMQRMTGCVSNVIVLTVVDNTFALSRTGLSKDSNEWDEYPAAQKEEALAQKQLKEVTSVLNSMGFKAQGLLAAGTPIDTIPKKMEKYNCELLIISHRHLSSLGRWLNTSVTRSLLDDIAQPVLVIPL, encoded by the coding sequence ATGATTAATAATGTGTTGTTAGCAGTAGACAGCTTTGAGAATAGCAGTAATGCACTTAGTTTTATGCAACGTATGACTGGCTGTGTCAGCAATGTGATTGTATTGACTGTTGTCGATAATACCTTTGCACTAAGCCGCACTGGGTTAAGTAAAGATAGCAATGAGTGGGATGAATACCCTGCAGCGCAAAAAGAAGAAGCTTTGGCACAAAAACAATTAAAAGAGGTCACAAGCGTCTTAAATAGCATGGGGTTTAAAGCCCAAGGACTACTCGCTGCAGGTACCCCTATCGATACCATCCCCAAAAAAATGGAAAAATATAACTGCGAATTATTAATTATTTCTCATCGCCATCTTTCTTCACTTGGTCGCTGGCTTAATACCTCAGTGACTCGCAGTTTACTCGACGATATCGCCCAACCAGTTCTCGTTATTCCGCTGTAG
- the pyrC gene encoding Dihydroorotase: MTTVTTLTIRRPDDWHVHFRDDDMLKTVVPYTSEFFGRAIVMPNLVPPVTTIEAAKAYRERILKAVPQGHQFTPLMTCYLTDSTDPAEVVRGFNEGVFTACKLYPANATTNSSHGVSDIKKIYPVLAAMEQAGMPLLIHGEVTASHIDIFDREALFIEQVMLPLRAQFPKLKVVFEHITTKEAAQYVQEANEFTAATLTPQHLMFNRNHMLVGGIRPHLFCLPILKRNVHQEALRTAVASGCDRFFLGTDTAPHIQSRKESSCGCAGVFNAPTALAAYASVFEELGALAHFEAFCSLNGPKFYNLPVNEGTITLTKEQNIICESIDCCNDKLVPFLAGEDACWTVSQGQ; encoded by the coding sequence ATGACAACTGTAACTACCCTAACGATCCGCCGCCCTGATGATTGGCATGTTCATTTTCGCGATGATGATATGTTAAAAACGGTCGTTCCCTATACCAGTGAATTCTTTGGCCGCGCGATTGTCATGCCGAATTTAGTGCCACCAGTCACAACGATTGAAGCCGCAAAAGCTTACCGCGAGCGTATTCTAAAAGCGGTTCCACAAGGACATCAATTTACCCCTTTAATGACCTGCTACCTTACTGATAGCACAGATCCTGCTGAAGTCGTTCGTGGCTTTAACGAGGGGGTATTTACTGCCTGTAAACTCTACCCGGCCAATGCAACAACTAACTCTAGCCATGGCGTATCCGATATTAAAAAGATTTACCCTGTATTAGCTGCGATGGAACAAGCAGGAATGCCACTGCTTATCCATGGTGAAGTCACCGCAAGTCATATCGATATTTTTGACCGAGAAGCCTTATTTATTGAGCAAGTTATGTTGCCACTACGGGCACAGTTTCCAAAACTAAAAGTCGTTTTTGAACACATCACCACCAAAGAAGCGGCTCAATATGTCCAAGAAGCGAATGAATTTACAGCTGCAACTTTAACACCTCAACATTTGATGTTTAATCGTAACCATATGTTAGTTGGTGGTATAAGGCCGCATTTATTTTGCTTACCTATTTTGAAGCGTAATGTGCACCAAGAAGCATTACGTACAGCGGTTGCTTCAGGTTGTGACCGTTTCTTCCTTGGTACCGACACCGCACCACATATACAATCACGTAAAGAATCTTCCTGTGGTTGTGCTGGGGTCTTTAATGCTCCCACCGCATTAGCGGCTTACGCAAGTGTTTTTGAAGAGCTCGGTGCCTTGGCGCATTTCGAAGCTTTTTGTTCCCTAAATGGCCCTAAGTTCTATAACTTACCTGTGAATGAAGGGACAATTACACTAACTAAAGAACAAAATATAATTTGTGAATCCATTGACTGCTGTAATGATAAATTAGTTCCTTTCTTAGCTGGGGAAGATGCATGCTGGACAGTCTCTCAGGGCCAGTAA
- a CDS encoding biofilm formation regulatory protein BssS: MNKKNDVIQTHPVVGWDISTVDDYDAMMLRLHYLPEQDNHTGDAIVDKTMWLTTDVAKQLIHILQAGVDKIESGEYVEFDFKTH, encoded by the coding sequence ATGAATAAAAAAAATGATGTCATTCAAACCCACCCAGTAGTTGGCTGGGACATCAGCACGGTCGATGATTACGACGCTATGATGTTGCGTTTGCACTACCTCCCTGAGCAAGATAACCACACAGGTGACGCTATTGTGGATAAAACCATGTGGCTAACGACTGATGTGGCAAAACAACTCATTCATATTCTCCAAGCAGGCGTAGACAAGATAGAATCAGGGGAATATGTCGAGTTTGATTTTAAAACACACTAG
- the rcsA gene encoding Colanic acid capsular biosynthesis activation protein A: MRILVIDECYYTRLGITEYLSKNKKLEFISTGCIKEAISFIKTNTPSIILVNLTYYCNYSNYCPTLQKLLSNTNNIRFYIYINAPYPQTNNPLLLKDNYFILSKDIIIQTLDKVIRDYEQIEKITKLANNIDSSIFTIKEQNIINNWMNETPNHIISRKLGISNSTVYSQKRHITSKVFVKNRIELFFIYNVFKYLY, encoded by the coding sequence ATGCGAATATTAGTTATTGATGAATGTTATTATACACGTCTTGGCATTACAGAATATTTGTCCAAAAATAAAAAACTCGAATTTATTAGTACAGGATGTATAAAAGAAGCTATTAGTTTTATAAAAACAAACACACCAAGCATTATACTAGTGAATTTAACGTATTATTGTAATTACTCTAATTACTGTCCTACACTACAGAAATTATTAAGCAACACTAATAATATACGATTTTATATTTATATTAATGCCCCGTATCCACAAACAAACAATCCATTGTTATTAAAGGATAATTATTTCATCCTATCAAAAGATATTATTATTCAAACTCTTGATAAGGTTATTCGTGACTATGAACAAATAGAGAAAATCACCAAGCTTGCTAATAACATTGATTCATCTATTTTCACAATTAAAGAACAAAATATTATTAACAACTGGATGAATGAAACACCTAATCATATTATTTCTCGAAAACTAGGAATTAGCAATAGCACTGTTTACTCACAAAAAAGACATATTACCTCTAAAGTTTTCGTCAAAAACAGAATAGAGTTATTTTTTATATATAATGTATTTAAATATTTATATTAA
- the moeZ gene encoding Probable adenylyltransferase/sulfurtransferase MoeZ, whose translation MPVLHNQISNKILKERMLAEVEPRTTISFYKYFNIQDPNEFRNQWYQQFKALSVFGRVYIAKEGINAQISVPESNVSALRELIYATDPALENLRLNIAIDDDGKSFWVLRMKVRERVVADGIDDETFNPANTGQYLKAHEVNEMIDDPNTVFVDMRNHYEYEVGRFDNAIEIPSDTFREQLPMAVEMLQEQKDKNVVMYCTGGIRCEKASAYMLHNGFKNVYHVEGGIIEYARKAKEQGLPLRFKGKNFVFDNRMGERITEDTLAQCHQCGVPCDAHTNCANDGCHLLFIQCPSCAEKYEGCCSSSCTEEMKLPEQEQRARRAGREVSNKIFNKSRHRLSDGLLNKDS comes from the coding sequence ATGCCAGTGTTACATAACCAAATTTCAAATAAAATTTTAAAAGAGCGCATGTTGGCGGAGGTCGAGCCGCGCACCACTATTTCTTTTTACAAGTATTTTAATATCCAAGACCCAAACGAATTTCGCAATCAATGGTACCAACAATTTAAAGCGTTGAGTGTTTTTGGGCGCGTTTATATTGCAAAAGAAGGCATTAATGCACAAATCAGTGTGCCTGAATCCAATGTGAGCGCATTACGCGAACTCATTTATGCAACAGACCCCGCATTAGAAAACCTACGTTTAAATATTGCGATTGATGATGACGGTAAATCATTTTGGGTGCTGCGTATGAAAGTCCGTGAGCGTGTAGTGGCTGATGGTATTGATGACGAAACATTTAACCCAGCAAATACAGGGCAATATCTAAAAGCTCATGAAGTGAATGAGATGATTGATGACCCAAATACTGTTTTCGTTGATATGCGAAATCATTATGAGTATGAAGTGGGGCGTTTTGATAATGCGATTGAAATACCATCAGATACATTTAGAGAGCAACTGCCAATGGCGGTTGAAATGCTGCAAGAGCAAAAAGATAAAAATGTTGTGATGTATTGTACTGGTGGGATCCGTTGTGAAAAAGCCAGTGCTTATATGCTGCATAATGGTTTTAAAAATGTCTACCATGTTGAAGGTGGGATTATTGAATACGCACGTAAGGCGAAGGAGCAGGGCCTACCTTTACGGTTTAAAGGGAAAAACTTTGTTTTTGACAACCGCATGGGTGAGCGCATTACAGAGGACACATTAGCACAATGCCACCAATGTGGCGTACCTTGCGATGCACACACCAATTGCGCTAATGATGGTTGCCACTTACTGTTTATCCAATGCCCTAGCTGTGCAGAAAAATATGAAGGTTGCTGCAGTTCGTCTTGTACAGAAGAAATGAAACTTCCTGAGCAAGAGCAACGCGCACGACGTGCAGGACGTGAGGTCAGTAATAAAATCTTTAATAAATCACGCCACCGTTTATCCGATGGGTTATTAAATAAAGATAGCTAG
- a CDS encoding ABC-type uncharacterized transport system, periplasmic component: MMRFFPFYFLFLFIVAPLVAAHPHSFIEMQISLENKQDKYTGISYVWKMDPMTSADIAYELKGIKPDDPRWKQQEAIIMANVFGARLFH, from the coding sequence ATGATGCGATTTTTTCCTTTCTATTTTTTATTTCTGTTCATAGTTGCTCCACTAGTAGCGGCACACCCTCACAGTTTTATTGAGATGCAAATTTCCCTTGAAAATAAACAAGATAAATACACAGGGATTAGCTATGTTTGGAAAATGGACCCCATGACATCAGCGGATATTGCCTATGAATTAAAAGGCATTAAACCGGATGATCCTCGTTGGAAACAGCAAGAAGCTATTATTATGGCAAATGTGTTTGGTGCAAGATTATTTCACTGA